One Acidobacteriota bacterium genomic window, GGCCCCCGCCCCGACCCGGACCCCGACCCCCAGCGGGGGCGAGGGGACGAGGAGGAGGCCATCCGCTACCTGAACATGACGCCGGAGCAGAAGGAAAAGCTCCGGCTGCTGCGGGACGCCCGGGACAAGGACGTCATGCCGCTGCGCCTCCAGGAGCAGGAGCGCAACGCCGAACTCCGGCTCCTGTGGCTGCAAACCCGGCCGGACCCGGTCAAGGTCAAGGCCAAGCTGAAGCAGATCCACGACCTGAAGTGGCAGATCCAGGAGAAGGACGCCGACTACTGGATCGCCTTCCGCGAGCTCCTGACCCCGGACCAGTTGTCCAGCTTCCTGACCCTGGTGGGGGACCGGATCTTCAAGCCCAAGGCCGGTCCGCCGCCTCGCGACGACGGGCCCGACGACCGCGGCGACCGGCGGCGGCCGCCCCCGCGCTGATCCGGGGGGGCCGCCGGACCGCGGCCGTAACCCCCGGGGGGAAGCCCCGTCGGGTACACGATATTCTCGGAAAGTGTCGATTGAAGACCGGCCCCGGGCCGGCCCGGGCGAGGTCCGCCCGTCCGTACGCCGCCCGGCGCCGCCCGGGGCGGCCTCGAATATGGGAGGAACGATCGATGAAGAAGGAACGTCCTGTCCGCCTTTTCGTGCTCGGGCTCGCCCTGTCCGTTCTCACCGCGGCCGCCGGCCCGGGGTTGCCGGGGGCCCTGGCGTCTCCGGCCGTCCCGGAGATGGTGGCGCTGCCCGCCGGCGAATTCGTGATGGGGGACCACTACGGGTACATCGACCCCAGCCACCCCAGCGACGAGGTCCCCATGCACACCGTCCGCCTCAGCGCCTTCTCCATCGGCCGCTACGACGTGACGGTCCGTCAGTACTGCGGCTTCCTCAACTCGGCCCTGGCGCTGGGGCTGATCCGGGTGGCCGACGGCTCGGTCTACCCCGCCGGCGGCAGCGACCTGCTCTTCCTGACCCGCACGGCCGACCCCTACAGCCGGATCGCCTGGTCCGGGACCGCCTTCTCCGTCCTGGACAACCGCGGCGATCACCCCGTCACCAGCGTCATGTGGGCCGGGGCCGCGTTCTATTGCAACTGGCTGAGCGACCAGCTCGGACTGGACCCGTGCTACGACACCGCAACCTGGGCCGGCGACCTGACGAAAAACGGGTTCCGGCTGCCCACGGAAGCGGAGTGGGAATACGCCGGGCGCGGGGGCCGGTACGACCCCTACCTTGTCTTCCCGTGGGGTCTCACCATGGACATCACCCGGGCCAATATCCCCAATTCGGGAGACCCGTTCGAGTCCGGGGCGCAGCCGTGGACGACGCCCGTGGGCTTCTTCAACGGTCAGGTGCACCAGAAGTCGGACTGGGGCTGGCCGGGCAGCGCGACGAGCTTCGCGGCAGGCGACGGCGCCAACGGTTTCGGGCTCTACGACATGGCCGGCAACGTCTGGCAGTGGACCAACGACTGGTACGACAAGGATTACTATTCCGTGAGCCCGACGCAGGACCCTCCGGGCCCCGCGACCGGCTCGCCCATGCCCGACGGCAAGCCCTATCATTGCCTGCGCGGCGGGAACTGGTACAACGGGACCGACGGGCATTCCCGGGTGTCCAACCGGGACCCCGCCTACTACCGGGGCCCGCTGGACCCCAACCACCCGTGGTACCACGTCGGGTTTCGCGTCGCGAACCGTCCGTACACCGCCCCCGGCGCCCTGCATTTCCCCTGGGGCCGTTTCGTCCCCCTCGAGACCACCGTGGGCCTGGCCTTCGTGAACACGGGGTCGTCGGACGCCTCGGTCGCCCTCTCCGCCCACGACCCGGCCGGGGCCGCGGCCGGGTCGCCGCTGACGATCCCGCTGCCGGCCGGAAACCAGGCCGCCCTGCAGGCGGACGGTCTCCCGGGGTTGGCGACGCCCGCCGACGTCCGCCTGGAGGCGACCCCCTCGTCTTCCGCCGTCCGGGGGTTCTTCCTGGCCCAGCTCTACGACGGCGGGCAGCTGGCGGGTCTGGACGGCGCCTCGGCCGTTGCCGCCGCCACCACGGACGGGATCATCCCCCGCGTCCGGAACGCGTCGGGGTACTCGACCGGGTTGGCCATCGGGAACCCCGGTGACACCGCCGTCACGGTCACCCTGACCGGCTGCACCGGCACCGGGATCGTCAGCGGCGGCTCCCACAGCGTGGCGGCCAAAGGGTGCCTCTACCTCGACACCGCCGCCCTGTTCACGGCGGTTTCCGCCTCCCCGGACGCCCGGACCGCCCCCGGGGCCTCGTCGGGCTTCGACGGGGCCGTCCGCCTGCGCGCCACCGGGGGCGTCGTGGCCACCGCCCTCACCCGCCACGACACCGGGACCCTGAGCGCGGTCAACCTGGTCCCCGCCGTCCAGGCTGCTTCCTCCCTCGTGGCGGCCCACATCACCCGGATCCCGGACCTGTACTTCACCGAGCTGAACCTCGTCAACCCGGGTGAGACGGACGCGGTGGCGACCCTTTCCCCGTTCAGCGCGGACGGCACGGCCCTGGCCGCCCCGTTCACCGTCACGGTCCCGGCCCGGCAGGTCCTCGCCCTGCGGGACGCCGCCCTGGGGCTGCCTTCCGGGACGTCTTCGGAGGGGTGGCTCCGGGTGACGACCCCGGACGCCACGCCCCTGGTGGGCTGCGTGACGTTCGGCCACCCCGGGGACAACCGCTATGAATCCACCCTGCCGCTCCAGGCGTCGGGCCTTGAGGACATTCACTTCGCCCAGGTGGCCAACGGGACCGTGGGCGGCGTCAACTACTTCACGGGCGTCGCCGTCGTCAACCCCGCCGCGGCCCCGGTGCAGGTCACGTTCCGGGTTTTCCGCAGCGACGGCACGGCCAACGGGAACGCGGCCGTCATCCAGGTCCCCGCGGGGGGAAAGTACGTCCGGCTCCTGTCCCAGGTGGACGGGATCGGGACCCTCACCGACCAGTCCGGCGGCTGCCTTCGCCTCACCGCCACCGGGGCGGTCTTTGCGTTCGAGTTGTTCGGGAACTGGGAAGGCGGCTTCCTGAGCGCCGTGCCGGCTCAACCCTGACCGCACGCCCGAAGCCGACCGGGTTCGATTTGCAATGAAAACGATTCAGGAGGAAGACACCATGAACCGAAGGATATTGGCATGCCTCGTCGTGACAGCCCTCGTCGGCCTGGCCGGATTCGGCCCGGCCCTGGCCGGAGACCTGCCGGCATCGTCCACCGCCGACCCGGCTCTCTCCGTCGTCCCGAACGGGCCCCTGGCCGGGACGGGCACGGCGGAAACGACCAGCCAGACCGTCGGGCTCTTCCTCAACGACGCCCGCGCCTGGCCGGGCTACACGCTGGTGGCGCCCAAGCATTACGGGTCAACCTACCTCCTGGACAACCAGGGCCAGGTTGTCCACTCCTGGTGGGGCAGCCTGTACGAGCCGGGACAGTCGGTCTACCTGCTGGAGAACGGCCACCTGATGCGCCCCTGTTCGTCCAAGGGCCCCCTCAGCACCGGCGGCGGCGAGGGGGGGCGGATCGAGGAGTACGACTGGGACAACAACCTGGTCTGGCAGCTGGATTTCTCCACGGCCGAGTACATGCAGCACCACGACGTCAAGCCCCTGCCCAACGGGAACGTCCTGATGCTGGTGGTGGAGAAGCGGACCTACGCCGAAGCCATCGCCGCCGGGTTCGACCCGGCGCAGCTCGCGGACATCCAGGCCCGGGGCTACATGCTTCCCGACACGGTTTACGAGGTCAAGCCCACCTACCCGTCGGGCGGCACGGTGGTCTGGAAGTGGCACGTGTGGGACCACCTCATCCAGGACAACGACCCCACCAAGGCCAACTACGGCAACGTGGCGGCCCATCCCGAGCTCATCGGCACCGACGGGGACGGCCTGAAGCTGCACTACTTCTGGAACCACATGAACGCCATCTACTACCACCCCGGGTTCGACCAGATCATCCTCAGCGTGCGGGGCAACAGCGAGATCTGGGTGATCGACCACAGCACCACCACCGCCCAGGCGGCCGGCCACACCGGGGGACGGAGCGGGAAGGGGGGCGACCTCCTCTACCGGTGGGGAAACCCGCTCACGTACAAGGCCGGGACGGCCGCCGACCAGAAACTCTACCAGCAGCACGACGCCCAGTGGATCGACACGGACTGCCCGGGCGCCGGCGACATCATCTGTTTCAACAACGGCCTGGGGCGGAACTACTCCACCATCGACCAGTTCACCCCGCCCGTGGACGCGGAGGGGAACTACGCCTACACCGCCGGCACGGCCTGGGCCCCCTCGACCTTCACCTGGAGCTACCAGGCGACCCCGGCCTCCGCGCTTTATGCCGAGGCCATCTCCAGCGCCCAGCGGCTCCCCAACGGCAACACCCTGATCTGCGACGGCACCCACGGGACGTTCCTGGAGGTGACCCTCGGCGGGGAGACGGTCTGGAAGTACGTCAACCCCGTGGTGAAAACCGGCACCCTGAGCCAGGGGGACGCCATCCCGGCCGACCCGGCCCGGCCTGACGAGTTCATGAACGCGGTGTTCCGGGTCCGGCGCTATCCGACCGACTACGCCGGCCTGGCGGGGCGGGACCTGACGCCCCAGGGCCCGCTGGAGGGGATCACCATCCAGGAGACCGTGTACTTCCCCTGGCTGGGGTACCTTCCGGGGATCACCAACGCCGGGTTCGCCTTTGTCAACACCAGTGCCACCGACCAGGCCTGGGTCCGCCTCGGCGGGTTCGACACCGCCGGCGGCAGCACCGGCACGTCCGGCTACCTGGGGCTGCTTCCCGCCAGCCAGTCCGCGGCCCAGGGGGATGCCCTCCTGGACCTGGCGCAGGCCGTGAACGCCTTCGTGAAGGCGGAGTACTCCGGGACGGGGATCAAGGGCTTCTTCCTGGCGGAACTGTTCGCCAACGGGACCCTGGCGGGCCTGGACGGCGCCCCCGCCCTGTCCGTCACCACCACCGACGGGATCCTCCCGCGGGTGCGCACCGCGGACGGGTACGCCACGCAGCTGGTCCTCTCCAACCCCGGCAGCACGGCCGTCAGCGCGACCCTGACCGGCTACACCGGCACCGCCTCCCTCGCGGGGGGCACCCACCCGATCCCGGCCCACGGCTGCCTGTACCTGGACGCGGCAACCCTCTTCCCCGCCGTGACGGGCGCGGCCGCCGCCTTCGACGGCTGCGTGCGCGTGCAGGCCACCGGCGGCCTCATCGGGACTGCCCTGGTGCGGTACGGTTCGGCCTCCCTCAGCTGCCTGAACCTGGTGCCGGCGACCCAGGCCGCGACCACCCTCTACGCCGCCCACGTCACCCACCTGCCGGAGTGGTATTCCACCGAGATCGACCTGGTGAACCCCGGTGACAGCAGCGTCACCGCCACCGTCTCCCCGTTCCTCGCGGACGGGTCGGCCCTGGCGACCCCGTTCCAGGTGGTCCTGGGGCCGCACCAGGTCCTGACCCTGGACGACGCGGCACTGGGCTTGCCGCTCACCGGCTCGTCCGACGGCTGGGTCAAGGTCCAGGCCACGGGTTCCGACGGGCTCCTCGGGTGCCTGACCTTCGGCCACCCGACGGACCACCGGTACGAGTCCATGCTGCCGCTGCAGGCCAGCGGTTCGGCGGACCTCTACTTCCCCCAGGTGGCCAGCGGGGAAGTGGGCGGCGTCAACTTCTTCACCGGCGTGACGGTGGTCAACCCCACCACCGCCACGGTGCCCGTGACCTTCCGCGTGTACGAGAGCGACGGCACCGCCAACGGCAGCACGGCCGTCGTCCAGGTCCCCGCGGGGAGCAAGTACGTGCGCCTGCTCTCCCAGATCGAGGGTATCGGGACGCTGGCCGGCCAGTCCAGCGGGTACCTCCGGGTCACCGCCACCGCACCGGTGGTCGCCTTCGAGCTCTTCGGCGACCTGTCGGGGACCTTCCTGAGCGCCGTGCCGGGGCAGTGACGGAGGCGTCTCACGCGATGGCAGAACGATCTGAAAGGCTATTTATCGGGAGTGTCTCCATCAAAAATGCTTGTCTTCTCATCATGCCGGATATATACTGATGATATAGATTGCGGAGGTGTTCCATGGCTCAGACGGCAAAGCTGTTCCGAAACGGGCGGAGTCAGGCGGTCCGATTGCCGTTGAAGTTCCGGTTTCCCGGTCGCGAAGTGTTCATCGAAAAGCAGGGCGAGGCCGTCATCCTTCGCCCGAAGCCCGAGGGATGGGATGATTTCTTCATCCGTCCCTCCCTCGTGCCGGATGACTTCCTGTCGGACCGCTCGGACCCGCCCCCCGAAGACCGGGAGCTTTTCTGATGCTGTACATGCTCGACACCGACATGTGCAGTTATATTCTGAAGAAACATCCCGCCGCGGTCAAAGCGCATTTCGACGCGGCAGGAAAGGATGCCCTGGCCATTTCCACGGTCGTCCTGGGTGAGTTGTACTTCGGCGCTGCCCGTCATGTGCAGGGAGAGAGGATCCGACAGGAAATCGATGACTTTGCATCCCGTTTGTCCGTGATGGATTGGGATGAAGCGGCAGCGGATCACTACGGGTCGATCCGGGCGGAACTGGAGGCCCGGGGAACTCCGACAGGCGCCATGGACCTGATGATCGCGGCCCATGCCAGGAGCCTGGGGGCGACGTTGGTTACGAACAACACCCGGCACTTCGAAAAGATCCATGGCCTTCTCCTGGTGAATTGGACGTGACGTTCATTCCATCAGCAAAACCTCTTCTGCTGCAGTTTTCAAGGTTGTCCGCACGATGCCTTCCGAATTCCCGCCTCGATCACGAGGAAAACGGCCTGAGAGGATGACCGTGAACCCATCGCCCGGCAAAGCGAAACGGATCCGATCGACTGGGGGGGCGGTGCCGCAGCTGGCCGTCATGGTGATCCTGTGCGCCGTGTTCATCGGGGTCTCGACGGTCCTCGGCTGGGTCAACCTCCGCCGGCTGGACCAGATCTTCCTCGCGGCCCTGGGCGACCGGGCCCGGGTCCTCGCCCGGGACTTCGAGTCGACCTTCCGGCGGAACTACGACGGGATCGTCCAGGCGGACGAGACGGTGATCCCGGTTTCGCCCGACGGCGGGGCGGGAGACGGCCGGTCCCTCCAGGAGGCTTTCCTCATCGACCTGACGACCCTGGCCCGGCAGGTGGACGAGGGGAACCCGTCCTCCCCGGCCGACCCGGCGGCACTGGACCGCCTGCGCGAACCGGAAGACCTGGCCTTCCTGGGGCTCTACGACCGGGAGGGTCGGCCGGTGCGGTTTTCCGGGCAGGCGCCGGCCGACGCGTCGACGTGGGTCGCCCCGGTTGCCGGCGGCCAGGACGAGGTCCGGATCGACCTCTTCAGCCGCTTCTTCCGGGGAGAGCCCTTCGGTTGCCTGGCGGTCGGCCGGAAAGGCGGCGGCGCCGTCCTCCTCGCCCTGGACGACGCGGGGTTCAGACGCCGGGCGGCCCGCTTCGCCGTGCGGCAATCCCTGACGACCCTCGGTTCGGAAACGGACCTGCTCTTCGCGGTGGTGACCGACGCCGCTCGCCGGCGGGTGGGCGTGTTCGACGCCACCCGGCCGGAGGCCGTTTCCCCCGGGCGCCCGGCCGATCTCCCCTCCGGGGGGACCGCGTCCGTGCGGGAGGTGGCGGTCCCCCTCCGATCGGGGGCCCTCGCCGGGGAACTTCGCCTGGGTTTCCGGGGCGACGCCCTGGAGGAGCTGCTGGGGAAGAACCGCCGGGGCATCCTCCTCTCGGCCCTGTTCATGGTGATCATCGGCGTCCTGGCGGCGGTCTTCCTTCACCGGAACCAGCAGGCCCACCTCCGGCAGCTCCGGGAGATGGAGCGGCGGGTCTACCAGGCCGAGCGCCTGTCCGCGCTGGGCCGGCTGGCCGGGGGCATGGCCCACGAGATCCGCAACCCCCTGAACGCCATCAGCATGGCGGTCCAGACGCTGGGGATGGAGACGCCGGGAAAGCTCACCCGGACGATCCAGGAGGAAATCCGTCGCCTCGACCGCCTCCTGGACGACTTCCTGTGCCTCGCGCGCAACCGGCTGGTCTTCCGGCCGGGGGACCTCGCCGAGCTCCTGGACGCCGTCACGGAACTGCTGCGGGAGGAGGCCGAAGCCCGCGGGGTCCGTCTGCTGGGGCCCCCGGCCGGGGAACCGATCCCCCTGGTCATGGACGCGGACAAGATGAAGCAGGCGGTCCTGAACCTCCTGAAAAACGCCCTGGAAGCCATCCGGGGGGAAGGGACCGTCCGGCTCGAGGTCCGTCGCCCGCGGAAGGGCCGGGTGGAGGTGACGGTCTCGGACACGGGCGTCGGCCTGGGCGCGGAGGAGATCCCCCGCATCTTCGACCTGGACTACACCACCAAGGACAAGGGGGTCGGCCTGGGGCTCCCCATCGCCCGGGAGATCATCCTCGGGCACGGCGGGGAGATCACCGTCGAGAGCGCGCCGGGGCAGGGAACGACCTTCCGGGTCCTCCTCCCCCTGGAACCGCTGGACCCGGCCCTGCTCGACGCCCGGCCGGAATGAGGCCGGCTTCCCGGCCGCACGACCGACGAAGGCGAGGTGAACATGCAGCCGCTCAACATCCTGATCATCGAGGACGGCGCCTCCCAGCGGGAGGTGCTGCGGGATTTCCTCCAGTCGCGGGGCCACCGGGCCTTCACGGCCGGGAACGGCCCGGAGGGGCTCGAGTGCGCCCGGGGGCAGTGCCTCGACCTGGTCCTCGTGGATTACAAGATGCCGGGGATGGACGGCCTGACCGTCCTGGAGAAGCTCCGCCAGCTCAACCCGGAGACGCCGGCGGTGATGATGACGGCCTACGGCACCATCGAGACGGCGGTGAAGGCCATGAAGGCGGGCGCGATGGACTACCTGACCAAGCCGGTGGACCTGGAGTTGCTCCTGATCCTGCTTCGTCGGGTCTCCGACCGGCGGACCCTGGAGCGGGAGAACCGCCTCCTGCGGGAGGAGTTGGTCCGGAAGGGGGGGGAGGCCGTCCCCCTTGTCCACCGGAGCGCCGTGATGGCCGAGGTGGTGAACCTGGCCGGGCGGGTGGCGGCCAGCAACGCCACGGTCCTGATCCAGGGGGAGAGCGGCACCGGCAAGGAACTCCTGGCCCGCCTCATCCACGCGCTGAGCCCGCGCTCGGCCCGGCCCATGGTCACGGTGAACTGTGCCGCCCTGACGGAAAGCCTGCTGGAGAGCGAGCTGTTCGGGCACGAGCGGGGGTCCTTCACCGGGGCCGACCGGCGGCGGATCGGACGCTTCGAGGAGGCCGACGGCAGCACCCTGTTCATGGACGAGATCGGGGAGTTGCGGCCCCCGGTTCAGGTCAAGCTGCTGCGCTTCCTCCAGGAGCGGGAGTTCCAGCGCGTGGGCGGCAACCAGACCCTCACGGCGGACGTGCGCGTCCTGAGTGCCACCAACCAGGACCTGAAGGCCCGGGTCAAGGCCGGGGAATTCCGGGAGGACCTCTACTACCGGCTCAACGTCGTCACCCTCGACATCCCCCCGCTCCGCGAGCGACGGGAGGACCTGCCGCCCCTCGTCGAGCACTACCTTCGCCACTTCGCCGCGGAGAACCGCAAGAGCGTCACCGGGCTGACCGCCGCCGCCCGGAACCTGCTCCTGAAGTACGATTACCCCGGGAACATCCGCGAACTCAGGAATATCCTGGAGCGGGCGGTGGTCATCGCCCGGGAGACCCTCCTCACCCCGCGGGACCTGCCCTTCGGCGAACCGTCCGCCGAACCGTCGGCGGGCCCGGCCGCGGGGCCCCCGGGGGAGGCGGGCCCGGCATCGGCCGCCGGTGCGGGCGGAGACCTTCCCACCCTCCGCATCGCCGTGGAACGCGTCGAACGCGACCTGATCCACCGCGCCCTGGAACGCTGCGACGGCCACCAGGTCCGCGCCGCCGAACTCCTCGGCCTCAGCGAGCGCATGTTGCGCTACAAGCTGCAAAAATACCGCGTGAAGTAGAGGGGGCAAATCGTGCGACCGTTCCTCCCAAACCGCGACACGGATGGTTTCCGGGCTGGAAGTGCCCTCGTCGGCCTGCTCGGGGTGCTGCTGCTCCCGGGGCTGTGCCCCGTCCCGGCCGCGGCCGGCCCCGTCGCCCCGGGCCCGTCCGCCCATTCGCGGGCGGGAGCGTTCACGCTGATCCTGGGCAACCCCACGGCGACGTCCGTCGACGCCGGCGTCCTCGCCGAAACCGACCTGGAGGGCTGGTTCGAATACGGTTCCGTTGCAGACGGCTCCCTGTTCCACACCGACCCCGCCCACTACCCCGCGGACGTCCCCCTGACCGTCACGATGGGTTCGCTCCAGCCGGACGCCGGCTGTACGTTCCGCTTTCACTGCCGCCCGCCGGGCGGCGGGGAATACACTGTCGCCGCCGAGGCTTCGTTCCACACCCGGCGGCTCCCCGGAAGCGCTTTCACCTTCACCGTGCAGGCGGACCCCCACGTGGGCGACACCGGTTTCGTCCCCGCGCTCTACCAGCGGACCCTGGAAAACGTCCGCGCCGACGCGCCCGACTTCCACGTCGACCTCGGCGACACCTTCCTCACGGAAAAGCTGGCCGGCACCCCCGAGGAGGAGACGCAGACCTTCCTCGCCGGACGGGAGTACTTCGGCCTGGCCGGGCCGGCCGCCCCCGTGTTCCTCGTCAACGGGAACCACGAGGGGGAACTCGGCTGGAAGCGGGACGGCGCCGCCGACAACCTGGCCATCCGCTCGACGCTCAACCGTCGCCGCTACTACCCCTGCCCGTCACCGGGGGGGTTCTATTCCGGCGGCGTCACGCCCGAGCCCGGCACCGGTGTCCGCGACGGCTACTACGCCTGGACGTGGGGGGACGCCCTCTTCGTGGTGCTGGACCCCTTCTGGTACACCCTGAAGAAACCGAACGGGGTGAACGTGGTCTTCCACGGGCACGACCACGTCTTCGTCCGGCAGGAAAAGGACGGCATCGTCTACCAGGAGTGCCCCCGCCCCAGCTTCAACCAGGCCAACGCCGTCGCGGACGCCGCGGCGGCCGGCTACCTCTCGGGCGACGTCCTGGCGAGCCCCGGCCACCTGCGCGTCCGGGTCACGCCCTCCCGGGTGACGGTGGAGTACGTCCGCGCGTCCCTCAGCGACCCGGACACCAACGGGACCGTGGCGCACCGCTACACCCTGTCCCCCGCCGCCGACCCCGGGGCCTTCCCCGGCAACGTCGTCCTGGGGTGCCCCACCGCCACCTCCGTCAAGGCCAACCTGTTCTCCGCCGTCGAGGGCGGGGAGGTCTGCCTCGAGTACGGCCCGGCCCCGGGTGAGTTCACGGCGCAGACGCCCGTGGAGAACCTGGCGGCCGGGGTCCCGCTCGAAATCAGGGTCGACGGGCTCACTCCCGACACGCTCTACGCCTACCGGACGCGTTTTCGGGCCGCCGGCGCCACCGACTTTTCCCCGGGGCCCGTCTGCCGGTTCCGCACCGCCCGGGCCGCCGGCAGCACCTTCACCTTCTGCGTCCAGGGAGACTCCCACCCGGAGCGGGCGAACTCCCAGTTCGACGCGGACCTCTACACCCGGACCCTGCTGACGGCGTCCGCGGACCAACCGGATTTCTACTTCGCCCTGGGGGACGACTTCAGCGTGGACACCCTCGACCCCATCACGGTGACCGAGGCGCAGGTGGCGGAGCGGTACGTGATCCAGCGGCCGTTCCTCGGGGTGATCGGCGCGGGCGCACCGGTTTTCCTGGTCAACGGCAACCACGAGCAGGCCGCCCGCTACCTGCTGGACGGCACCCCGGACAACGTGGCGGTCTGGGCCCAGAACGCCCGGAACCGGTACTATTCTCAGCCCGCGCCCGACGGCTTTTACACGGGGAACACCGAGTGGGTGCCCTTCATCGGACTGCTGCGGAACTACTACGCCTGGACGTGGGGGGACGCCCTGTTCGTGACCCTCGACCCGTACTGGGGGTCGTCCGTCTGCGTCGACAACCCGTTCTACGGGGGGCCCAAGCACCCCGAGATGTGGGACATCACCCTGGGGGAGGCCCAGTACCGCTGGCTGAAGAACACGCTGGAGCGGAGCCCGGCCAGGTACAAGTTCGTCTTCGCCCACCACGTCCACGGTACCGGCCGCGGGGGCATCGAACAGGCGGACCTGTACGAGTGGGGCGGCTGGAACAAGAACGGCGGCTGGGGGTTCGACACCCGTCGGCCCGGCTGGCCGCAGACGATCCACCAGTTGATGGCGTCCACGGGGGTCACCGTGTTCTTCCAGGGGCACGACCACATCTGGGTGAGACAGGCCAGGGACGGGGTGATCTACCAGACGCTCCCCGAGCCCGCCGACCCCAACTACACGCTCTACAACGCGGACGCGTTCGTGACGGGCGACAAGTTCCCGAACACGGGGTACACGCGGGTGACGATCTCACCGTCCGGCGGCCAGGTGGACTACGTCCGGACGTACCTCCCCCAGGACGAAGGGCCTGGCAGTGTCAACGGGGCGGTGGCCTTCTCCTACCCCATCCTGCCGACCGGCGTCCGGACCGCCCGCTGCGGCGACGCGGACGGCTCGGAAGGGGTGAACGCCGCCGACCTCCTCCTGCTGGCCCACTACCTGGACGGCGACGCGATCGTGGACGTCGCGGACGTGCCGTACCTCGACCTGGACGGGAGCGGAGACCTGGGCGTGCCTGACCTGCTCACCCTCCAGCTCTACCTCTCCGGCCAGCTCGACGCGATCACCTGCTCCGGGCGGGTTTGTCATGCGCAACACCAACGACGGCGGCAAGAAAGGCAACGGGAATGCGCCGGTCCGCCGGCCGGGCCCCGGAATGTTCCCCTTCCCCGGCAGGATTCCCGGACGCCCGGCGTCTAAACTTGCAATTCACGGTGATCGACCCGACGGTCGTTCGCAAAAGGAGCCTGTCATGAAGAACACCCTCTTTTCCATGGTTATCCTGCTCGGGCTGTCGGCGGGCCTGGCCGGAGCGCAGGTCACCCCGCCGCCGGGGGCCGCCGGCGACGGAAACCCTCCCCGTAAGCCGAAACCGCCGATTTTCGCGGCGATCGACGCCAACCAGGACGGCGTTCTCGGCGCCGACGAGATCGCCCAGGCCGCGACGGCCCTGAAAACCCTCGACAAAAACGGCGACGGCCAGCTCACCCGCGCCGAGTACATCCCTCCCCGACCCGGCATGTCGGGAGCGGCCGGGGCCGATGGATCCCGCGGGCCGGGCGGGGACGGGCTTCGGGGCGCGGGCGGGGGCGGCCGCCGGGCGCCGGGGATGGAAGGGGCCCGGGATCCGGAATCGCCGGGCCCCGGCGGCCCGGGGGAAACCGTTGCCCCGGCACCGGGCGGTGAAGGTCTCGGCAGGCCGGGGGAGGATGCCTCCCCGGGTTCGGTCGGCCGGAGGCAGCGGCCGCCCCGGCCCCCCATCGACCTCGCCCTGGACGCGAACCAGGACGGCATCCTCAGCGCCGACGAGATCGCCAATGCCCCCGGTGCGCTGAAGACGCTCGACAAAAACGGCGACGGCCGGCTGACCCGCGACGAGTGCCTGCCGCCCCGGCCGTCGAATCCGGTGGGCGAGCCCGCCCTGAAATGAAACGTCGGCCACGGGTCCCTGCC contains:
- a CDS encoding sigma-54-dependent Fis family transcriptional regulator translates to MQPLNILIIEDGASQREVLRDFLQSRGHRAFTAGNGPEGLECARGQCLDLVLVDYKMPGMDGLTVLEKLRQLNPETPAVMMTAYGTIETAVKAMKAGAMDYLTKPVDLELLLILLRRVSDRRTLERENRLLREELVRKGGEAVPLVHRSAVMAEVVNLAGRVAASNATVLIQGESGTGKELLARLIHALSPRSARPMVTVNCAALTESLLESELFGHERGSFTGADRRRIGRFEEADGSTLFMDEIGELRPPVQVKLLRFLQEREFQRVGGNQTLTADVRVLSATNQDLKARVKAGEFREDLYYRLNVVTLDIPPLRERREDLPPLVEHYLRHFAAENRKSVTGLTAAARNLLLKYDYPGNIRELRNILERAVVIARETLLTPRDLPFGEPSAEPSAGPAAGPPGEAGPASAAGAGGDLPTLRIAVERVERDLIHRALERCDGHQVRAAELLGLSERMLRYKLQKYRVK
- a CDS encoding metallophosphoesterase, whose amino-acid sequence is MRPFLPNRDTDGFRAGSALVGLLGVLLLPGLCPVPAAAGPVAPGPSAHSRAGAFTLILGNPTATSVDAGVLAETDLEGWFEYGSVADGSLFHTDPAHYPADVPLTVTMGSLQPDAGCTFRFHCRPPGGGEYTVAAEASFHTRRLPGSAFTFTVQADPHVGDTGFVPALYQRTLENVRADAPDFHVDLGDTFLTEKLAGTPEEETQTFLAGREYFGLAGPAAPVFLVNGNHEGELGWKRDGAADNLAIRSTLNRRRYYPCPSPGGFYSGGVTPEPGTGVRDGYYAWTWGDALFVVLDPFWYTLKKPNGVNVVFHGHDHVFVRQEKDGIVYQECPRPSFNQANAVADAAAAGYLSGDVLASPGHLRVRVTPSRVTVEYVRASLSDPDTNGTVAHRYTLSPAADPGAFPGNVVLGCPTATSVKANLFSAVEGGEVCLEYGPAPGEFTAQTPVENLAAGVPLEIRVDGLTPDTLYAYRTRFRAAGATDFSPGPVCRFRTARAAGSTFTFCVQGDSHPERANSQFDADLYTRTLLTASADQPDFYFALGDDFSVDTLDPITVTEAQVAERYVIQRPFLGVIGAGAPVFLVNGNHEQAARYLLDGTPDNVAVWAQNARNRYYSQPAPDGFYTGNTEWVPFIGLLRNYYAWTWGDALFVTLDPYWGSSVCVDNPFYGGPKHPEMWDITLGEAQYRWLKNTLERSPARYKFVFAHHVHGTGRGGIEQADLYEWGGWNKNGGWGFDTRRPGWPQTIHQLMASTGVTVFFQGHDHIWVRQARDGVIYQTLPEPADPNYTLYNADAFVTGDKFPNTGYTRVTISPSGGQVDYVRTYLPQDEGPGSVNGAVAFSYPILPTGVRTARCGDADGSEGVNAADLLLLAHYLDGDAIVDVADVPYLDLDGSGDLGVPDLLTLQLYLSGQLDAITCSGRVCHAQHQRRRQERQRECAGPPAGPRNVPLPRQDSRTPGV